The Lycium ferocissimum isolate CSIRO_LF1 chromosome 8, AGI_CSIRO_Lferr_CH_V1, whole genome shotgun sequence DNA segment cccgttatcgcaagcTATAGACACCAAAATTAGACCACGAATAAGGTGTTTTAGggatattaggcctaaaagtgccaaacgaccaaatgggtcgttacatcagataccaattaaacaatcgctcgtcctcgagcgacaagagaGAATGAAAGCGACGGTAACTAAAGAATCCTTGATAGGACAACGTGGGAAACCTCTACGGAATATGCCATAAACATTTCTCTCTCGCCTTACTAGCCGGAACTCCCTCTAACTTAGATAAAagacctaattttcatatttccaaattcaaaattttccccCCATCCTCAGTTTCCGAATATAACCATTGCTTTTGTCAAAATGTTCTAATCGTATATAACCAAACCTATGAACGTTATCGATAGGCCTcacaattttccttagaaccaCACCAACCTTAGAATAAGACGCAAACCTTGCCCACTCGAATCGGTAAAGTATTCTGATTtcactaacccttctttcaccattcttaaattttctttcgTCGAAGTACCCTTGCCAAAAATCCTTAATGGAAATAATTTCCCTTTCTCCTTAGTTCATAAGTTCACTAACGTGATCACTGATATCTAAAAGTATTTCACCATTAGTGCTAGTCACACCATCATCATTTCgtcaccgtaaataattccaTTGACCCACGCCTTATTCGATAGTCCTCAAAAAGATGTTTACGGATGAATAACCGACCCTTACTTAACTATACCGAAATTAGtcaaatataaggtataagtCACTGTATTGTAGACTTAGGGTAGATAATTTACTTTAAAGTACTAGTCTTgtctttatatatttcttatgtGTATAAATACTAATACAAATTATTTCTTGTCAATATAGATTTCTTAACCgtacttatataacgtaattaattgattcttgatttgtatatCATGGTTTTGACGTattacagattttttttttatcggtTATATACGTCTATTCTTAAttacgtattttaaaaataaacaatacGTATCTATACAcaattcctaattttttttttatatatatatatatatatatatatatatatatatatatatatattttttttttttttttttctgctcaTTTGATTTTGTGGCCGACAAGCTTTATAAAAGCAGCcgttcaaaattttttttttttttttttttttttttaaaaaaaaaaaaaaaaaaaaaaagcttttaccCCTCAGGTAAAACCCAGATGGCCGACAACTTTATGAAAAGAGCTGTCCTCTTTCCAAAAGCAAAAGCAGACGGCATCTTCAAGATCAGCCGTCCACTTGGATTACGCGTTTTATAGGGAAGAGTGATGTACATGAAGTGACTACACTAGCTGACCTTCGTTCTTCGTTCATGCACCAATGCTTTGCATATATGCTTCTAGGATCCTTCCTTTTGAATCCAATTACAAGAAAGAATGCAAGGTAATTCAGGACACTACGCTATCGATCATCAGTACGATAACGCTTTTGATGTTGCTAACAATCCTTTGATGATGGATTTCACTCTTGAAGAtccattttattcatctttttataaccCTACCCCAGGTGATGGTCATATTCTGAATATCTATTTGTATACACTAATAGTATTTGTTCTAAATAAATTATCTAATGTATTATAATGTTATGGGTGCAGGGATGTGGAGCGAAACGAGGGATGAGAACCAGGAATTGTTGTCATGTGACAACAATCAAGAAAAGATAATTATAACGGAAAAAGGGAAGCAAAAAATGTTATCTCGAGAAGCAATTTCCAAGTGTTTTTACATGCCAATAAATCAAGCAGCCAAGGAACTCAATATTGGGGTGACACTTTTGAAGATAAGATGTAGGGATTTGGGAATTCGAAGGTGGCCACATAGGAAGTTAATGAGTCTTCAAACCCTAATCAAGAATGTTAAGGTTCACTCTCTATATACACATCTTCTTTACACTCttgtttcaaataaaaaaaaattcacctttTAGTTTATGTAACAATATTATATTCTCTTAATATTTCGTTTAGAAAAGAACGTTAAGATATTCTCTACATAGACATGTTACCCTTGTTTCGATGATGAATATTTGCGGGAATTGAAGAGGGGGAAGGAAATGGTATGGAACGAAGTGGAAGGATGTGATAGATTCATtagaggaagagaagaaaaggatgGAGGAAATCCCGGACATGGAACTtgaggagaaaacaaagaaattaaggcAATCTTGTTTCAAGGCTAACCACAAGAAGAGAAAGCTTATGGGTATGGCGAATTGCGGGCTTCTTTTGATACCCTCTTGCGATAGTGGTCCGATTTGGACAATAATAATCTTTGCTATTGGTTATGGCCATAGagaggaagatgatgaagatgaagtcatTAAGTCTCTTCTTGCCGATCGTTTCAACTCAATGAGCCCAACTTTGCatgattgaactttttttttttttttttttttttttttttttttttggtgtgttcCTATTAGCTACTCGAAGAAAGTAGTTGGGACAATGGTAAAATGTCTTGATTTGAGTGGTGAAATCAATCTCTTTAAAACTTCCATTTGTGTAGATCTGTCGATATCACAGGCTCTTGAAATGcagttccttttcttttcaattaaaGGCGAATAAACCTAAAATGTTTAATTAAAGGCGAACAAACCTAAAATGATCAATTAAAGGCGAACTAGCCTAAATGCGGTGCTTGAtctatgattattaatgatGCGGTGCCAATGATTTGGGGATCTTCTACCCTTCCAAAATTCACGTCTAAAAAGTTCCGTACTCAAAGAAATTTGTGAGTTTCAAATTTAATCGGTATTAAGTTGGCTTTGCCTTTGCTTTATCCGAATCTTGCAATTCGACACTATTTGGAGGAATCAGGTCAAaagtagttcatatgtgcaaggaaaataaaattaaaatttctaataatgtgaccgaAGCCTATGTAAGCCTATAATTAAATCCTATTATAAGGTGGATAAAacccaaataaataatgaagtcTTATTATAAGGTAGACaatcctaaaataaaataattaaatactttGAATAATTCGTTCGTTAAATGACCACTCCACTACCTCTATACCCTATTCTCACCTTTTCATAATTAGGTTCCACTGCCACCAacctttagaaaggaaaagtcaTAGCACTAATCCATtgatcaaattatttttatcttttatccccactacaatccaacattaataacaaaaatgccCAGCTGTTCAGTCTCGTTTCTCGTGCCAACGGATCCCAAAACTCGCTTTTGATGCTTCCAAcggattccttgtgaaatttcactcaaattaggcttttgaaacactcAATTTGACCTTAcaatgaatgagatatggtggtttcaagttttggaaagaatgcagatttttaaTACGAATTTCAGTAGCCATTTCACAACTttcccataattctcattcaaaaACTTAGATGCAGCACCCGATAATCCTTCATCTATACTATAAGAACTCTTACTTTGCTATACGCTTCCTAAAACCGATCATACCATCGAACAAATCGCTcttattaagccataaatgcattCTTGCCTCTTTCGAGAAAATCCAATACTATAAATATGGAGGTCCTATGACCCTATGAATCACTTCTCCCATCTCTTCAACCATCCTCACAATAACGAGCCTAACCACGACTCCACACAGCTGAAACCTTAGGTCATATCTAGAAACTGAACTTAGTCACGCATCTAAATTAGGACAACACAACTCGTACTTCTTGTACCACATGTCGGAAACAACCGTTCGcgcaagaatttaaggatgagttcccATCATCCGGGAGAAGGTAAAACAGAGAGAAGTTCGgataccaattgggatcaactagataccaatttgaatgaagtagcacgaaataatgaaagaatcgaagtttcctagatgtcccatagcctcccaattataagtgtggcgcgcaacacacccataagtaggactctactagacattgctcttgtacttatagaccgggtaacctaagctctgataccaacttgtcacgacccaaatcatggatcatgcgggcacccacactaaccccccggtgggcgaacccttcgataactaccttaatttgatacaacatgcggaataaatacttttattataagaaattcccaaaatctggtctagactcatacaagagcttctaagaagtttacaatttgaatagataacagactaaccggatacgacttcgtttaaggatagagaacaacgaaatctaaggagagactcgggttgcaatagctcacccaaacgtctttgacgaatgcctcgaaacggtcgtgagactccgaacatcactgaaataactctacactccagaaggagtgtagcaagagtagtatgagcacaacactaggctcgtaggtatcataggccgactaagactagataacgtatataaaggcaacaagcaagaaaaacatataaaccaacaagtacaagtcaatatgaatccatatccacagaacaagtcatcttttatgttatagcatctaaacccaattgtgccaagtcttagtataatcaatccgaatcagTACATCAcggtagtatcacaacaatcaacgggaaccaagatataatgcaatgcaataatgtatgtaggatgaatgcaatgcatatgcgttttgtacaacatgtccggacggagcttaactccacgtctcggcgatcatgacccatgggggacccgcgaagtccatgtaccactcgctccggaatataacctcggatcacgagcacactctcacgatcccggcaaagacctcgggcatcggacacccatcgttcccgcaagaaacctcgggcaacaaacactcatctctcttttaccctctccggcaaagacctcggaggctacactctctcacatatcatcattagtgccataaccatgcatatatcaatgtatcatggaaatgcatatgagtatgatgaaatgtaatgttaaaaaccaattcaatccgaaacggtaccgcacatggaatacaagtaatatcgcaataaggctacacaaaaagccacaatggaatcaccattctcatctccatatcaatcaagtaaaacaccgcaatatcatagccatgatatatcattagtcacgagatactcaatgtctcaagtggcaacgagcacaaaaaaaaaaaaatagatcaagataagtcaacaacacaacgggatgtgtagcccccaaatcatacaacaaggtccaacctaagaaaatatctaacccaacttgatacccgcaggtttatatgcattctccgacaatatcatctaaacatacgcttcgctaatcaaagtctcaccataaggtaaaccgtaacctacctcaatgccgaacaggtgtcacgaactcccatgccaaagctttttccttctgaagtgcttccgatcggacaaggtctttagtgcttattcgtcacacaatatgtgtacgctacccaataatacttcaacctatattaagacgccaacaactatggttaagctacggggagattcaaacgtattctaacgttagtaactcctttctagatgtttaggcgatgttttctcttgtatctaaaccaaccacatactaccaatacaacatcaataattatgtgttcaataccaatccggacagcccacacaatattctaaacagcccacattcataacatgcaataacgattcacatacggcttcgacattctcaagttacttttattagtttgtagccttaacgtttgcatgtaacaacttataacagcccatccaacatacaatatgatgtatactcttaacttataattattctttccaacttaatgaaaacacaagtccaaaacagtccactaccacaacatgtccaaaacagtccctacccgacaacataataatgttcggaattcttgcaaacgtttacgaacatactaagccaaccacatgcgatttttatacatcatttcatgtcttcttttcatataattttagtaagttatgaccagctatccacacgacaagtacaacatcaattcatacgcaactacgctatatcgtcatttttataatccttaaaacaactcacaaatgactttagtttcaactccaaccattaaacaccttcctttccatcataaaattcatgataataacaatcaaaatatcaagtaaaaacagttcactaacttcttcacaaaacagtccacacacggctacaccatgcttcaacatctctcacataaaatcatagattcaaccattttcatactaacctaacttcacctttaaccttccaattcttttcattctttttaccatgagatctatgatagtaacaaccatatttattaaagaaaatcagtccattaattccaccaaaacagtccctacggccaactaacattccaacgccaactttcatgattttatgcatgcgattcatgttcgtcaagttacaaccatacttcaacatcaacacatataaccccataactactatcatgttccaacatcaatacaccttatttcatgcatacaacttatattcacacatctacatcacccttaatacttgaaaagaaagttagatcttaccttgacaacttgacttctctacttggctagagttggtgacttgagatggaaaatggttcttgttgctccaaagactatcttcacgttttagggaccttctaaagggttgaaacaccttggaaaataatttttggatcaagactcaaagagcTAAATTtcagccctcttggccgaatggttctcctctctaggcttaggtttttttctttgtgttgtgtagttgaaatgaattgtgatggctgatttcttggtcattatttggttcaactttgatgcctacaagttggtcacatgctccacttatggcatgattcattccattaactttacactttaaattttctaatttgttttctacaacttttggccaacctcaccttcttgtttctcctttcttctttcttttcaattgtttacaagacaattgtatgtgtggtgaatgattcatacaccaccctttgtccattgtaatcatgccaagatggatgagcaatatttaatgtaaaatgatccctccaccatgttatgtcctcctaaaacaatgtatactttcataaagtagtggatgctcaaatattcaattgtatgcttcaactttttctcctcaaaattttcagccctatggccgaatgtaacTTGTgtgtttcttccaaatttaattgtccacaatatgttgaaaatgtagtggatgaatcaacatttaattgcatatttgtatgtcttccattaaccttattttagatgactttgagtcatcctttttaccttggatgttgatgctcttgttggctcattattgtcaccaatttttacttaacaccacacttaagtaattcctaatctccaataacatttttgtactaagtaaaatttgtaaccgatttgttctagtttagaaattaaaatccaaagtttctatctcacgttgattctttcgcgaataactcgacgtataaaaatacggggtctaacattctcccctcctttagaacattcgtcctcgaatgtcaaatgaggactaaaactcgtcaattaaataaccgaatcacccgttatcgcaagcTATAGACACCAAAATTAGACCACGAATAAGGTGTTTTAGGGTAAAATCTTGTTAAGAAcgtttttttaataatataaataggatcataaaacattctattttagaaaaaatttcaagttagaactaaaaaaatttaatatgtaatttattcatgaaaaatttCAAACGTACGATTTCATGTAAAACTTGACCGTAGTACTTGCACATAAGAagcggatatatatatatatatatataatcgcaAACAACATGGCATAAGGTAGATACTTTTACAAATAATGTCTATAAAGGATGttctttatttatataaagTCTTTGGATTTAATAGTTTTATAATGAACTAAAGTCTTAATAGTAATTTATAGATGGTCGGTTGAAGAAGTcaataatttttgagaaaacatataaaaatatttctactttataatgaatttagtattttatattcggaaaacatataaaaaaacctaaaggatacgaagaaatgtgtaatggtaataatttattaatgtgcataggattttaggaaaaatgacaaataatagtaatactaagTTTAAATTAAAGTAGA contains these protein-coding regions:
- the LOC132066366 gene encoding protein RKD3-like, with product MQGNSGHYAIDHQYDNAFDVANNPLMMDFTLEDPFYSSFYNPTPGMWSETRDENQELLSCDNNQEKIIITEKGKQKMLSREAISKCFYMPINQAAKELNIGVTLLKIRCRDLGIRRGGRKWYGTKWKDVIDSLEEEKKRMEEIPDMELEEKTKKLRQSCFKANHKKRKLMGMANCGLLLIPSCDSGPIWTIIIFAIGYGHREEDDEDEVIKSLLADRFNSMSPTLHD